In Spirosoma sp. KUDC1026, the sequence AAAGGGTTGATCCTCTTTAAAAGCTAAAAGTACGAACGATCTCCTTTGTTGTACCTTTGTAAAAAATAACCAGGATGCCCGAACTCTTCAGGTTTTATGGAATGCGGTTCTTCTTTTACAGTAATGAACACCTTCCGGTTCATGTACACGTACGTAATGCTGATGGAGATGCCAAATTCGCTCTTAACCCTATTTTATTGATTGAGAATAATGGCATGAAATCCAAAGACCTCAAAATTGCGGAAGGTAT encodes:
- a CDS encoding DUF4160 domain-containing protein translates to MPELFRFYGMRFFFYSNEHLPVHVHVRNADGDAKFALNPILLIENNGMKSKDLKIAEGIIEENTDVINNRWKEYFGDKNELK